The Devosia sp. genome segment GGCCAGCGCCGCGCCGGGTCGGGGTGTGCCTCGGGTCCGGCGCAGATCGCCGCGGTAATGGCGGCGAGGTTATTGGCGATGCCGCCGAAAAAGGCTGTGGCCGCGCTGGCCAACCCGGTCAGCACGAAGATCGGGCCCGGTTGCAGGGTAAAACCATTGGCCTTCATCACCGCGATGCCCGGCAGGTTCTGCGAGGCCATGGTGACGATATAGAGCGGGAAGGTGATGCGGATCAGCGCATCGAGGGTGAACGCGGGCATGATCGGCACAAGCGCCGGCCAGGCGCCATCGAACGTGCCGGCCGGCAGATGCGTGGTGGCGACGAGCACGACCGCCGTGGCGGCCACCGCGATCGGCACGGCATAGCGCCGGGCAAACCGCAGCCCCACTGCCCAGGCCAGAAGGATCGGCAGCGCCTGCCAGGGCATTTCGGCAATGGCGGTGATCGGTGCAAGACACAGGGTCAGCAACATGCCGGCCAGCATGGCATTGGCAATGGCGGCGGGTATGGCGGCCACCAGCCGGGCCAGGGGCCTGATGAGCCCCGTCAGGACAATCAGCGCCGCGCAGGCGAGAAAGGCGCCGGCAACGGCGGGAAACCCGCCCACCGGTTCGCCAACCGTCAGCAGGAAGGCCGCGCCGGGCGTGGTCCAGGCGAAACTGATCGGGGTGCGCACGCGCCAGGCGACGACGATATTGAGAACGCCAATGGCCAGGCAAACTGCGAACAGCCCCGACCCGGCCTGTTGCGGACTGGCGCCGGCCCCGGTCAGGGCCGCCAGCATCAGGGTAAAGGTGCTGGCATAGCCGACAATGGCGGCCAGGACCCCGGCAATGACAGGCTGTGCATAGTCGCGGCGCGATGGCGCGGGAGATGGGGTCGTCATGGCGGTCCGGTTATCATCCAGGCGCATTTCTGGCCCGGCGCAGCCCGGCATAGGCTACTTCGGCCCCGGGATATTCCATATCCATTTGCGCAGCGTCCAGCCCCATGGGACGGCACCGGCCACCGCAGTTACCGTTCCGTCACCTGTGGTTGCTAGACTGCGCCCATGACCGAGCGCCACGACATCGACGAGCTGACCCGCATCAACGCCGCCCAGACCGACCTGATCATCCGTCAGGCGGCCGAACTCGACCGGCTCCGGGAAGAACTGGCTGTTCTGCGCAAGCGCCGCAAGGGTTTGATGGTGCTGGCGGGGCTGGCAGACTAATCGCGATTTGGATCGGACGTAGCGACGGTAGGTATATTTGTTCACCCATGTTCGCCGGAGCGGGCCGACGAAGAGGTCGCACTGAACAGGTGTTGTAACAGAAAAATGGGGGCGTTGGCCAGGCTCGCCACCCATGGTAATGCTGAAACGCCAAGGATGATGCAAGTAGCAACGACTGCGAATGGCAAGTTCGCTCCCCACGCGGACACCCCTGTGAGGATCAGGGCACGAATAAAAAATCCGTGCCAGACATAGGCAGACAGGCTCTGCCGCCCGATCTCAGTCCACCAGCCGGCCCGGCTCGGCGTGACTTGTAAGATAGACCAAACCCCGGCCGCCGCGACCAAATAGACTGCAAGCCTGTATGCACCGCCCCATTCGGGCTCCTTTAGTCGGAAATAGCCTTCGCGCCCAAACAGCCATCGCACGTTTGCCTCATGAGCGGGCCCAAAAAACATGAGGAGAATGAGCAGGAGCACTGCAAGAGCCGCACATACGCGCCATACGCTGAGTTGCGGCGCTAGATCCGTATTCCGCAGTCGGTAGCCCACAAGAAAGAATGGCAAGAAAAAGATGGTGCGGCCAATGCTCAGTTCCCCGCCATCCTGAACAACAAACCCTGCCAGTATAGCCACGCCGATAGAAAGTGGGATCGATATATTGGTCACTCGCAGGAATGGGAGAAATGCTCTCCAGAT includes the following:
- a CDS encoding benzoate/H(+) symporter BenE family transporter gives rise to the protein MTTPSPAPSRRDYAQPVIAGVLAAIVGYASTFTLMLAALTGAGASPQQAGSGLFAVCLAIGVLNIVVAWRVRTPISFAWTTPGAAFLLTVGEPVGGFPAVAGAFLACAALIVLTGLIRPLARLVAAIPAAIANAMLAGMLLTLCLAPITAIAEMPWQALPILLAWAVGLRFARRYAVPIAVAATAVVLVATTHLPAGTFDGAWPALVPIMPAFTLDALIRITFPLYIVTMASQNLPGIAVMKANGFTLQPGPIFVLTGLASAATAFFGGIANNLAAITAAICAGPEAHPDPARRWPAPVAAGFTYLLLGLAASLAAAFIAASPPLLIQAVAGLALFSSLASSLAGALTEEDTRLPAILTFVATASGITIMGIGAPFWGLVGGIALLLLLRSQKPA
- a CDS encoding acyltransferase family protein produces the protein MSSPPGSSTSTTRSAYIDNLKAILITLVVFGHIVEIGFKADGANSEIYRLIYTFHMPAFVFVSGYLSSKDRFGTSWALSFLTPISVYIPFQFLYSSLDITFSGRSDLIYYLVRPYWLMWYLLSLAIWRAFLPFLRVTNISIPLSIGVAILAGFVVQDGGELSIGRTIFFLPFFLVGYRLRNTDLAPQLSVWRVCAALAVLLLILLMFFGPAHEANVRWLFGREGYFRLKEPEWGGAYRLAVYLVAAAGVWSILQVTPSRAGWWTEIGRQSLSAYVWHGFFIRALILTGVSAWGANLPFAVVATCIILGVSALPWVASLANAPIFLLQHLFSATSSSARSGEHG